In one Aeromicrobium wangtongii genomic region, the following are encoded:
- the hpt gene encoding hypoxanthine phosphoribosyltransferase produces the protein MDQTHVEGDLDLDQTLYTEEQIRQRLNEMAEQIQTDYEGKDLLLVGVLKGAVMVMADLARSLNRHVEMDWMAVSSYGSGTQSSGVVRILKDLDTDLNGRHVLIVEDIIDTGLTLSWLITNLRSRGPASVEIATLLRKPEAQRMDVEVKYVGFDIPNAFVVGYGLDYNERYRNLRCIGTLSPHVYS, from the coding sequence GTGGACCAGACGCATGTCGAAGGCGACCTCGATCTCGATCAGACCCTCTACACCGAGGAGCAGATCAGACAGCGCCTCAATGAGATGGCCGAGCAGATCCAGACGGACTACGAGGGCAAGGACCTGCTGCTCGTCGGCGTCCTGAAGGGCGCGGTCATGGTCATGGCCGATCTGGCCCGCAGCCTGAACCGCCACGTCGAGATGGACTGGATGGCGGTGTCGTCGTACGGCTCGGGCACCCAGTCGTCCGGTGTCGTGCGGATCCTGAAGGATCTGGACACCGACCTCAACGGCCGCCACGTCCTGATCGTCGAGGACATCATCGACACCGGCCTGACGCTGTCGTGGCTCATCACCAACCTGCGCTCACGCGGACCCGCCTCGGTGGAGATCGCCACCCTGCTGCGCAAGCCCGAGGCGCAGCGCATGGACGTCGAGGTCAAGTACGTCGGCTTCGACATCCCCAACGCCTTCGTCGTCGGGTACGGCCTGGACTACAACGAGCGCTACCGCAACCTGCGCTGCATCGGGACCCTCTCACCGCACGTCTACTCCTAG
- the tilS gene encoding tRNA lysidine(34) synthetase TilS, whose protein sequence is MGGALDPVVATGRNLVRHALDDLGPAARIVIGVSGGADSLALAAVTAFVADRAALDVEAVVVDHQLQPGSAEVAEVAVKQLAGIGLPARVVRVEVGADGGPEGAARTARLGALGATGADAVLLAHTLDDQAETVLLGLGRGSGPRSIAGMSAHDGLWRRPFLRLRRADTEHICRVHGLTWWTDPHNSDPAFRRSRLRAEVMPLLEDVLGGGVAEALARTAEQVRHDGLVLDALAAEVAAPHDVDTLAALPVAVRSRVLRLAALAAGAEALTATHVSELDRLVTDWRGQRRVELPGGVSATRTGASLSFADTPVKR, encoded by the coding sequence ATGGGCGGTGCACTGGATCCCGTCGTCGCGACCGGGCGCAATCTCGTCCGGCACGCCCTGGACGACCTGGGGCCCGCGGCACGCATCGTGATCGGCGTCTCCGGTGGCGCCGACTCCCTGGCGCTGGCCGCGGTCACGGCCTTCGTCGCCGACCGCGCCGCGCTGGACGTCGAGGCCGTCGTGGTCGACCACCAGCTGCAGCCCGGGTCCGCCGAGGTCGCCGAGGTCGCCGTCAAGCAGCTCGCCGGGATCGGCCTCCCGGCCCGGGTGGTGCGCGTCGAGGTGGGTGCCGATGGCGGCCCCGAGGGCGCCGCCCGCACCGCCCGCCTCGGGGCGCTCGGGGCCACCGGCGCCGATGCGGTGCTCCTGGCCCACACCCTGGACGACCAGGCCGAGACGGTGCTGCTGGGCCTGGGCCGCGGGTCCGGCCCGCGGTCCATCGCCGGCATGTCCGCCCACGACGGACTGTGGCGGCGTCCGTTCCTGCGGCTGCGCCGAGCCGACACCGAGCACATCTGCCGGGTGCACGGCCTGACCTGGTGGACCGATCCGCACAACAGCGATCCGGCCTTCCGTCGCTCCCGCCTGCGGGCGGAGGTCATGCCGCTGCTGGAGGACGTCCTCGGCGGAGGCGTGGCCGAGGCGCTGGCCCGCACGGCCGAGCAGGTCCGGCACGACGGCCTGGTGCTGGACGCGCTGGCCGCCGAGGTCGCCGCACCGCACGACGTCGACACGCTGGCCGCGCTCCCGGTGGCGGTGCGGTCCAGGGTGCTGCGCCTGGCCGCCCTGGCGGCGGGCGCCGAGGCGCTGACCGCCACCCATGTGTCCGAGCTCGACCGGCTCGTCACGGACTGGCGCGGCCAGCGCCGCGTCGAGCTCCCGGGAGGGGTCAGCGCGACCCGGACGGGGGCTTCCCTGTCGTTCGCAGACACCCCTGTGAAAAGGTGA
- a CDS encoding zinc-dependent metalloprotease yields MIDWNLALTTATKLSRPGPEMSPDEAAETVAELREGAARSEGPVREFSDLHATSATAPVLVIDRPRWIEANLETFRTLMDPVVAKLAASEKRPGVFGRAIGEKVTGAEVGALMSFMSSKVLGQFDPFWDGPAGEGGRLLLVAPNIVEVERQLGVDPHDFRLWVCLHEETHRVQFTAVDWMRGHMKSLIDEFIEATDLDSSALSSMLSDGVGEIVRIVKGESDAALSDVFQNERQREIVDRLTGIMSLLEGHADVVMDGVGPEVIPSVEEIRRKFTERRKGASPMDRMLRRLLGIDAKMRQYRDGAVFVREVNQMVGLDGFNQVWAEPANLPGRAEILDPASWVKRVHG; encoded by the coding sequence ATGATCGACTGGAACCTGGCCCTCACGACGGCGACCAAGCTGTCCCGCCCCGGACCCGAGATGTCGCCGGACGAGGCCGCCGAGACGGTCGCCGAGCTGCGTGAGGGAGCCGCCCGCTCCGAGGGCCCCGTGCGCGAGTTCAGCGACCTGCACGCCACGTCGGCCACCGCGCCGGTGCTCGTGATCGACCGTCCGCGCTGGATCGAGGCCAATCTGGAGACCTTCCGGACCCTGATGGACCCGGTGGTGGCGAAGCTCGCGGCCTCCGAGAAACGGCCGGGTGTGTTCGGCCGCGCGATCGGCGAGAAGGTCACCGGCGCCGAGGTCGGCGCGCTGATGTCGTTCATGTCGTCCAAGGTGCTCGGCCAGTTCGACCCGTTCTGGGACGGACCGGCCGGTGAGGGTGGACGGCTGCTCCTGGTGGCGCCCAACATCGTGGAGGTGGAGCGCCAGCTCGGCGTCGACCCGCACGACTTCCGGCTCTGGGTCTGCCTGCACGAGGAGACCCACCGGGTGCAGTTCACCGCGGTCGACTGGATGCGCGGGCACATGAAGTCGCTGATCGACGAGTTCATCGAGGCGACCGATCTGGACTCCTCGGCGCTGTCGTCCATGCTCTCCGACGGGGTCGGCGAGATCGTGCGCATCGTCAAGGGCGAGTCGGACGCCGCGCTGTCCGATGTGTTCCAGAACGAGCGGCAGCGCGAGATCGTCGACCGGCTGACCGGCATCATGTCGCTGCTGGAGGGCCACGCCGACGTCGTGATGGACGGTGTCGGCCCCGAGGTCATTCCCAGCGTCGAGGAGATCCGCCGCAAGTTCACGGAGCGGCGCAAGGGCGCCAGCCCCATGGATCGCATGCTGCGCCGCCTGCTCGGGATCGATGCCAAGATGCGTCAGTACCGCGACGGGGCGGTCTTCGTCCGCGAGGTCAATCAGATGGTCGGCCTGGACGGGTTCAACCAGGTCTGGGCCGAGCCGGCCAACCTGCCCGGTCGCGCCGAGATCCTCGACCCCGCGTCGTGGGTCAAGCGCGTCCACGGCTGA